One stretch of Vogesella indigofera DNA includes these proteins:
- the mnmC gene encoding bifunctional tRNA (5-methylaminomethyl-2-thiouridine)(34)-methyltransferase MnmD/FAD-dependent 5-carboxymethylaminomethyl-2-thiouridine(34) oxidoreductase MnmC, giving the protein MSQAFPPARLDWSSGQPVSADYGDVYFSRESGLDETRHVFIEHNQLPQRFAALAPEQLFSIGETGFGTGLNFLVAWQCFLQHAPASARLSFVSTEKHPLTAADLVQAQAMWPELAAQATALQQQYDAMAPGWHRFVLENGRVILTLLIGDVLETLPLLEARIDAWFLDGFAPAKNPEMWQPALFQHMARLSHRGTTLATFTSAGIVRRGLEDAGFSIEKVAGHGKKRDMTRGQLQHPPLAEWRAPWYALPQQTISERSAVVIGAGIAGASVARSLANRGWQVTVLDRHPLAAQEASGNPQGVLYTKLSPHFTPLTQLVLSGYGYTLRTLSQLLPEDGVQWRRCGVLQLAGDTAEEKRQQGLAAAGLSPHILRRVDAAEASAIAGIEVPQGGLYFEQGGWLNPPSLVNTLLDHPNITLRLGEAVTELAQNPADGGWVAMGSSDPLAIGSIAVVATANDTMQFDPTYYLPVKRIRGQVTELAATAASGRLQTVLCGEGYIAPARQDRHCLGATFKFEYEDLAANDAEHTENLAMLAGMAPRLYQALGGDGITPAQCQGRAALRCTSPDYLPMVGAVVDRDAFLDRYQPLARDASLKLAAEAPLIRGLYVSTAHGSRGMVTAPLAGEIIASLLNDEPAPLPSSIMDAVNPSRFLVRDLIRQKHRD; this is encoded by the coding sequence ATGAGCCAAGCTTTTCCGCCCGCCCGTCTTGACTGGAGCTCCGGTCAACCCGTTTCCGCCGATTACGGCGACGTCTACTTTTCCCGGGAAAGCGGCCTTGATGAAACGCGTCACGTGTTTATCGAGCACAACCAGCTGCCGCAGCGCTTCGCGGCGCTGGCGCCGGAACAACTGTTCAGCATCGGTGAAACCGGCTTTGGCACCGGCCTGAACTTCCTGGTCGCCTGGCAGTGCTTCCTGCAGCACGCGCCGGCCAGTGCCCGACTGTCTTTTGTCAGCACCGAGAAACACCCGCTCACCGCCGCCGACCTTGTACAGGCGCAGGCGATGTGGCCGGAGCTGGCCGCCCAGGCCACGGCGCTGCAGCAGCAATACGACGCCATGGCGCCGGGCTGGCACCGCTTCGTGCTGGAAAACGGCCGCGTGATCCTGACGCTGTTGATCGGCGACGTGCTGGAAACCCTCCCGCTACTGGAGGCGCGCATCGACGCCTGGTTCCTCGACGGCTTCGCCCCGGCCAAGAATCCGGAGATGTGGCAGCCGGCGCTGTTCCAGCACATGGCACGGCTGTCGCACCGCGGCACCACGCTAGCCACCTTCACCAGCGCCGGCATCGTGCGCCGCGGGCTGGAAGACGCCGGCTTCAGCATCGAGAAAGTCGCCGGTCACGGCAAAAAGCGGGACATGACGCGCGGCCAACTGCAGCACCCGCCGCTCGCCGAATGGCGCGCGCCATGGTACGCGCTCCCGCAGCAAACCATCAGCGAACGCAGCGCGGTGGTGATCGGCGCCGGCATCGCCGGGGCCAGCGTCGCGCGCAGCCTGGCCAACCGCGGCTGGCAGGTCACCGTGCTCGACCGCCACCCGCTGGCGGCGCAGGAAGCCTCCGGCAACCCGCAGGGCGTGCTGTACACCAAGCTGTCGCCACACTTCACCCCGCTGACCCAGCTGGTGCTGTCCGGCTACGGCTACACCCTGCGCACGCTAAGCCAGCTGCTGCCGGAAGATGGCGTGCAGTGGCGGCGCTGCGGCGTACTGCAGCTGGCAGGTGACACGGCCGAAGAGAAACGCCAGCAAGGGCTGGCCGCCGCCGGGCTGTCGCCGCACATCCTGCGCCGCGTCGATGCCGCCGAAGCCTCCGCCATCGCCGGCATCGAGGTACCGCAAGGTGGCCTCTACTTCGAGCAGGGCGGCTGGCTGAACCCGCCCAGCCTGGTCAACACGCTACTGGATCACCCCAACATCACCCTGCGCCTGGGGGAAGCGGTGACCGAGCTGGCGCAAAACCCGGCAGACGGCGGCTGGGTGGCAATGGGCAGCAGCGACCCGCTGGCGATCGGCAGCATTGCCGTGGTCGCCACCGCCAACGACACCATGCAGTTCGACCCGACCTACTACCTGCCGGTGAAGCGCATCCGCGGCCAGGTCACAGAGCTGGCCGCCACCGCCGCCAGCGGCCGGCTGCAAACCGTGCTGTGCGGCGAGGGCTATATCGCTCCCGCACGCCAGGACCGGCACTGCCTCGGCGCCACCTTCAAGTTCGAGTACGAGGATCTGGCGGCCAACGACGCCGAGCACACAGAAAACCTGGCGATGCTGGCCGGCATGGCGCCACGGCTGTACCAGGCGCTGGGTGGTGACGGCATCACCCCGGCACAGTGCCAAGGCCGCGCTGCGCTGCGCTGTACCAGCCCGGACTACCTGCCGATGGTCGGTGCCGTCGTCGATCGCGACGCCTTCCTCGACCGCTACCAGCCGCTGGCACGCGATGCCTCGCTGAAGCTGGCCGCCGAAGCGCCGCTGATCAGGGGGCTGTATGTCAGCACCGCCCACGGCTCGCGCGGCATGGTCACCGCGCCGCTGGCCGGCGAAATCATCGCCAGCCTGCTGAACGACGAGCCGGCGCCGCTGCCGAGCAGCATCATGGATGCCGTCAACCCCAGCCGCTTCCTGGTGCGCGACCTGATCCGCCAGAAACACCGCGATTGA
- the acs gene encoding acetate--CoA ligase, translated as MSTLDSILRETRSFDPAEDFRRKATVSGPDAYYALCEQADDHYLSFWGDLARELISWKKPFSRVLDDSNAPFFKWFDDGVLNVSYNCLDRHLAVNANKIALIFEADDGEVTRVTYSELHRRVCQFANGLKSLGVSKGDRVVIYMPMVIEAIVAMQACARIGAIHSVVFGGFSAGAVHDRIQDAGAKVVVTANEGLRGGKIVPLKAMVDEALAMPGSETVIATVVYQRTNSGASTWHDGRDIWWHKLIDGQPESCEPEWMQADDPLFILYTSGSTGRPKGIQHSSAGYLLGALNSFRWVFDYKPSDVFWCTADVGWITGHSYVCYGPLGMGATQVIFEGVPTYPDAGRFWRMIEQHKVTTFYTAPTAIRTLIKLGAELPKQYDLSSLRLLGTVGEPINPEAWMWYYEMVGSERCPIVDTWWQTETGSAMIAPLPGAIATKPGSCTLPLPGIMADIVDESGAPVEPGKGGFLVIKRPFPSLVRTIWNDPERFKSTYFPEEFNGQYYLAGDSANRDESGYFWIMGRIDDVLNVSGHRLGTMEIESALVANPLVAEAAVVGKPHEVKGEAVVAFVVLKGPRPTGEEAKRLTAELKNWVAHEIGKLAQPDDIRFGDNLPKTRSGKIMRRLLRSIARGEEIAQDVSTLENPQILSQLQESAS; from the coding sequence ATGTCTACTCTTGACTCCATCCTGCGCGAAACCCGCAGCTTTGACCCGGCAGAAGACTTCCGCCGCAAGGCCACGGTTTCCGGGCCGGACGCCTACTACGCCCTGTGCGAACAGGCTGACGATCACTACCTGTCCTTCTGGGGGGATCTGGCGCGAGAGCTGATCAGCTGGAAAAAGCCGTTCTCGCGCGTACTGGACGACAGCAATGCACCGTTCTTCAAATGGTTCGACGATGGCGTGCTCAACGTTTCCTACAACTGTCTGGATCGCCATCTGGCAGTCAATGCCAACAAGATTGCCCTCATTTTCGAAGCGGATGACGGCGAGGTCACCCGTGTCACCTATTCCGAACTGCACCGCCGCGTCTGCCAGTTCGCCAACGGCCTGAAATCGCTGGGCGTCAGCAAAGGCGACCGCGTGGTGATCTACATGCCGATGGTGATCGAAGCCATCGTCGCGATGCAGGCCTGCGCCCGCATCGGCGCCATCCACTCGGTGGTATTTGGCGGCTTCTCCGCCGGCGCGGTACACGACCGCATCCAGGATGCCGGCGCCAAAGTGGTGGTCACCGCCAACGAAGGCCTGCGCGGTGGCAAGATCGTGCCGCTGAAAGCGATGGTCGACGAGGCGCTGGCGATGCCGGGCAGCGAAACGGTGATCGCCACCGTGGTCTACCAACGCACCAATAGCGGTGCCAGCACCTGGCACGACGGCCGCGACATCTGGTGGCACAAGCTGATCGACGGCCAGCCGGAATCCTGCGAGCCAGAATGGATGCAGGCCGACGATCCGTTGTTTATTCTGTACACCTCCGGCTCCACCGGCCGTCCGAAAGGCATCCAGCACAGCAGCGCCGGCTACCTGCTCGGTGCCCTCAACAGTTTCCGTTGGGTGTTCGACTACAAGCCCAGCGACGTGTTTTGGTGCACCGCCGATGTCGGCTGGATCACCGGCCACTCCTACGTGTGCTACGGTCCACTGGGCATGGGAGCCACCCAGGTCATTTTCGAAGGCGTGCCGACCTATCCCGACGCCGGCCGCTTCTGGCGCATGATCGAGCAACACAAGGTCACCACCTTCTACACTGCACCAACCGCGATCCGCACCCTGATCAAGCTCGGTGCCGAACTGCCGAAACAGTACGACCTGTCCAGCCTGCGCCTGCTCGGCACAGTCGGCGAGCCGATCAATCCCGAGGCATGGATGTGGTACTACGAGATGGTCGGCAGCGAGCGCTGCCCGATCGTCGACACCTGGTGGCAGACCGAAACCGGCTCCGCGATGATCGCGCCGCTGCCCGGCGCCATCGCCACCAAACCCGGTTCCTGCACCCTGCCGCTGCCCGGCATCATGGCCGACATCGTCGATGAGTCCGGTGCCCCGGTAGAGCCGGGCAAGGGCGGCTTCCTGGTCATCAAGCGGCCGTTCCCGTCGCTGGTGCGCACCATCTGGAACGACCCGGAGCGCTTCAAGAGCACCTACTTCCCGGAAGAATTCAACGGCCAGTACTACCTTGCCGGCGACTCCGCCAACCGCGATGAAAGCGGCTACTTCTGGATCATGGGCCGCATCGACGATGTGCTGAACGTGTCCGGCCACCGTCTCGGCACCATGGAAATCGAATCGGCGCTGGTAGCCAACCCGCTGGTGGCGGAAGCCGCGGTGGTCGGCAAGCCGCACGAGGTCAAGGGCGAGGCGGTGGTCGCCTTTGTGGTGCTGAAAGGCCCGCGCCCGACCGGCGAGGAGGCCAAGCGCCTGACCGCGGAACTGAAAAACTGGGTGGCGCACGAGATCGGCAAGCTGGCGCAACCGGACGACATCCGTTTCGGCGACAACCTGCCGAAAACCCGTTCCGGCAAGATCATGCGCCGCCTGTTGCGTTCCATCGCCCGCGGCGAGGAAATCGCCCAGGACGTGTCGACGCTGGAAAACCCGCAGATCCTGAGCCAATTGCAGGAGAGTGCCAGCTGA
- a CDS encoding cation acetate symporter, whose protein sequence is MKSWTKTLCATALTGLPALALAAGAFEGEVTKQATNWHAIIMFFLFVAFTMGITYWASRRTRSASDFYTAGGGITGFQNGLAIAGDYMSAASFLGISAMVFDKGYDGLIYSIGFLVGWPVILFLVAERLRNLGKFTFADVASYRLQQTPVRTFAATGTLVVVALYLIAQMVGAGKLIQLLFGMSYSSAVVLVGILMVMYVTFGGMLATTWVQIIKAVILLGGASFMAFMVLATVGFSPEMMFQKAVAIHAKGAEIMAPGKADPIDSISLGLALMFGTAGLPHILMRFFTVSDAKEARKSVFYATGFIGYFYILTFIIGFGAIMLLLEQPSMMETVVKNGKEVTQLIGGSNMAAIHLANAVGGDLFLGFISAVAFATILAVVAGLALSGASAVSHDLYASVIKKGKANEADEIRVSKITTVVLGVIAILLGLLFEKQNIAFMVGLAFSIAASANFPVLFLSMFWKGLTTRGAVVGGFIGLISAVGLIVMGPAVWVDVLKHETALFPYKNPAIFSITLAFVFTWLISVLDKSKSAVEEKAKFEAQFVRSMTGIGAAGASKH, encoded by the coding sequence ATGAAAAGCTGGACGAAAACCCTCTGCGCCACCGCGTTGACCGGCCTGCCGGCTCTGGCCCTGGCTGCCGGCGCCTTTGAAGGCGAAGTCACCAAGCAGGCGACCAACTGGCACGCCATCATCATGTTCTTCCTGTTTGTCGCCTTCACCATGGGTATTACCTACTGGGCATCGCGACGCACCCGCTCCGCCAGTGACTTCTATACCGCCGGTGGCGGCATTACCGGTTTCCAGAACGGTCTGGCGATTGCCGGTGACTACATGTCCGCCGCTTCCTTCCTCGGTATCTCGGCGATGGTGTTCGACAAGGGTTACGATGGCCTGATCTACTCCATCGGCTTCCTGGTCGGCTGGCCGGTCATCCTGTTCCTGGTGGCAGAACGCCTGCGCAACCTCGGCAAGTTCACCTTTGCCGACGTTGCCTCCTACCGTCTGCAACAGACGCCGGTACGGACCTTTGCCGCAACCGGCACCCTGGTGGTGGTGGCGCTGTACCTGATCGCGCAGATGGTTGGTGCCGGCAAGCTGATCCAGCTGCTGTTCGGCATGAGCTACTCCTCCGCGGTGGTTCTGGTTGGCATCCTGATGGTGATGTACGTCACCTTCGGCGGCATGCTGGCCACTACCTGGGTACAGATCATCAAGGCCGTCATCCTGCTTGGCGGTGCCAGCTTCATGGCCTTCATGGTACTGGCCACCGTTGGCTTCAGTCCTGAGATGATGTTCCAGAAAGCGGTCGCCATCCACGCCAAGGGCGCCGAAATCATGGCACCGGGCAAGGCTGATCCGATCGACTCCATCTCGCTGGGCCTGGCACTGATGTTCGGTACCGCCGGTCTGCCACACATCCTGATGCGCTTCTTCACCGTGTCCGACGCCAAGGAAGCCCGTAAATCGGTGTTCTACGCGACCGGCTTCATCGGCTACTTCTACATCCTGACCTTCATCATCGGCTTCGGCGCGATCATGCTGCTGCTGGAACAGCCATCGATGATGGAAACCGTGGTCAAGAACGGCAAGGAAGTGACCCAGCTGATCGGTGGCAGCAACATGGCGGCGATCCATCTGGCTAATGCGGTTGGTGGTGACCTGTTCCTCGGCTTCATCTCGGCGGTTGCCTTCGCCACCATCCTGGCAGTGGTTGCCGGTCTGGCCCTGTCCGGTGCCTCGGCGGTATCGCACGACCTGTACGCTTCCGTGATCAAGAAGGGTAAAGCCAACGAAGCCGACGAGATCCGTGTATCGAAGATCACCACCGTGGTACTGGGCGTGATCGCGATTCTGCTCGGCCTGCTGTTTGAAAAGCAGAACATCGCCTTCATGGTTGGTCTGGCCTTCTCGATCGCTGCTTCCGCCAACTTCCCGGTACTGTTCCTGTCCATGTTCTGGAAAGGCCTGACCACTCGCGGTGCGGTAGTCGGCGGCTTCATCGGCCTGATCTCCGCAGTTGGCCTGATCGTGATGGGCCCGGCGGTATGGGTAGACGTGCTGAAGCATGAAACCGCACTGTTCCCGTACAAGAACCCGGCGATCTTCTCGATCACCCTGGCCTTCGTGTTCACCTGGCTGATCTCGGTACTCGACAAGTCCAAGTCGGCGGTTGAAGAAAAAGCCAAGTTCGAAGCACAGTTCGTACGCTCGATGACCGGTATTGGTGCCGCAGGTGCATCCAAACACTAA
- a CDS encoding DUF485 domain-containing protein: MNEDILTRVQSNPKFKELVHKRTRLGWQLSILMLAIYYGFILVLAFAPNVLGASLSGGTTTVGIPVGIFIIISAFVLTGIYVRKANTEFDQLNQQIVEDAKQ; the protein is encoded by the coding sequence ATGAATGAAGATATCCTTACACGGGTACAAAGCAACCCCAAATTCAAAGAGCTTGTTCACAAGCGGACCCGCCTTGGCTGGCAGCTGAGTATCCTGATGCTGGCTATCTACTACGGCTTTATCCTGGTGCTGGCCTTCGCACCCAATGTACTTGGTGCATCGCTGTCGGGCGGAACCACTACGGTCGGCATTCCGGTTGGCATTTTCATCATCATCTCGGCATTCGTCCTGACCGGCATCTATGTCCGCAAGGCCAATACCGAGTTTGACCAACTGAACCAACAAATCGTCGAGGATGCCAAACAATGA
- a CDS encoding LysR family transcriptional regulator yields MEIYQLRTFVTVAQQGHLTQAAELLHLSQPAVTAQIKAIEEEVGMSLFERTAGGVVLTLAGQELLPRAQDILVSARQLLDHARSLKGPLSGKVQIGIALTPDVLRVGPWVAGLAERFPLLEVCLHQGVTGDVLNAVRKKELDAGFYLGKNPYVNVHTLLLTQLRLRIVMPKGWLARINAANPKELGRLPWVGISQFSSLSKIVSELWRELNIAPKKVSECDNLFTASELVQAGVGLALLREEDALRAAERGVVDLVPEIVKMAELQFVYPADRADDPILQTLVAGLQPVWGLNSNLAV; encoded by the coding sequence ATGGAAATCTACCAACTGCGCACCTTTGTTACGGTGGCTCAGCAAGGCCATCTGACTCAGGCCGCCGAGCTGCTTCACTTGTCGCAGCCGGCGGTAACGGCGCAGATTAAGGCCATTGAAGAAGAAGTCGGCATGTCCTTGTTCGAGCGCACGGCGGGTGGGGTGGTGTTGACGCTGGCTGGGCAGGAGCTGTTGCCGCGTGCGCAGGACATTCTGGTATCGGCGCGGCAGCTGCTTGACCATGCCCGTAGCCTGAAGGGGCCGCTGAGCGGCAAGGTGCAGATCGGCATTGCGCTGACCCCGGACGTGTTGCGGGTCGGCCCCTGGGTGGCCGGGTTGGCCGAGCGCTTTCCGTTGCTGGAGGTGTGCCTGCACCAGGGTGTTACCGGCGACGTGCTCAATGCGGTGCGCAAGAAAGAGCTGGACGCCGGTTTCTATCTCGGCAAGAACCCCTACGTCAACGTGCACACCCTGTTGTTGACCCAGTTGCGCTTGCGCATCGTGATGCCCAAGGGTTGGCTTGCACGGATCAATGCGGCCAACCCCAAGGAGCTGGGGCGCCTGCCGTGGGTCGGTATTTCCCAGTTTTCCAGTCTGTCGAAGATCGTGTCCGAGCTGTGGCGGGAGCTGAACATCGCCCCGAAAAAGGTATCGGAGTGCGACAACCTGTTTACCGCTTCCGAGCTGGTGCAAGCCGGTGTCGGTCTCGCCTTGTTGCGTGAGGAAGATGCGCTTCGTGCCGCCGAGCGCGGCGTGGTCGATCTGGTGCCGGAGATCGTGAAGATGGCGGAGCTGCAGTTTGTCTATCCGGCCGACCGGGCCGACGACCCGATTCTGCAGACGCTGGTTGCCGGCCTGCAGCCGGTGTGGGGCCTGAACAGCAACCTTGCTGTCTGA